The following proteins are encoded in a genomic region of Canis lupus familiaris isolate Mischka breed German Shepherd chromosome 6, alternate assembly UU_Cfam_GSD_1.0, whole genome shotgun sequence:
- the LOC479773 gene encoding helicase SRCAP isoform X3 — translation MQSSPSPAHPQLPILQTQMVSDGMTGSNPVSPASSSSPASSGAGGISPQHIAQDSSLDGPPGPPDGATVPLEGLSLPQAADLANKGPKWEKSHAEIAEQAKHEAEIETRIAELRKEGFWSLKRLPKVPEPPRPKGHWDYLCEEMQWLSADFAQERRWKRGVARKVVRMVIRHHEEQRQKEERARREEQAKLRRIASTMAKDVRQFWSNVEKVVQFKQQSRLEEKRKKALDLHLDFIVGQTEKYSDLLSQSLNQPLASSKAGSSPCLGSSSAASSPPPPVSRLDDEDGDFQPQEEEEEDDEETIEVEEQQEGNDAETQRREIELLRREGELPLEELLRSLPPQLLGGPSSPSRTPSSRDSDIRDGPEEGGEEEPSQVIQVKPSPSVTQRNKQPWHPDEDDEEFTANEDEAEDEEETIAAEEQLEGEVDHAMELSELAREGELSMEELLQQYAGAYASDASGPGSGSSEEEDEEEVEANSSDCEAEGATEAEEARPEDSSSQSESAEEQSEEEEDEHSEEEETSGSSESEESESEESEESGSQSQADEEEEEDDDFGVEYLLARDEEQSEADGGSGPPTPGPTATLGPKKEITDIAAAAESLQPKGYTLATTQVKTPIPLLLRGQLREYQHIGLDWLVTMYEKKLNGILADEMGLGKTIQTISLLAHLACEKGNWGPHLIIVPTSVMLNWEMELKRWCPSFKILTYYGAQKERKLKRQGWTKPNAFHVCITSYKLVLQDHQAFRRKNWRYLILDEAQNIKNFKSQRWQSLLNFNSQRRLLLTGTPLQNSLMELWSLMHFLMPHVFQSHREFKEWFSNPLTGMIEGSQEYNEGLVKRLHKVLRPFLLRRVKVDVEKQMPKKYEHVIRCRLSKRQRCLYDDFMAQTTTKETLATGHFMSVINILMQLRKVCNHPNLFDPRPVTSPFITPGICFSTASLVLRATDVHPLQRIDMGRFDLIGLEGRVSRYEAETFLPRHRLSRRVLLEVATAPDPPPRPKPVKMKVNRMLQPVPKQEGRTVVVVNSPRTPIGPVPVRPSPGPEFSAQPTPGPTPPMLPAPLMVSASPVGPPLIPASRPPGPVLLPPLQPNSGPLPQVLPSPLGVLSGTSRPPTPTLSLKPAPPAPVRLSPAPPPGSSSLLKPLTVPPGYTFPSAAATTTSTTTATAPTTAVPASTPAPQRLILSPDMQARLPSGEVVSIGQLASLAQRPVASAGGSKPLTFQIQGNKLTLTGAQVRQLAVGQPRPLQRNVVHLVSAGGQHHLISQPAHVALIQAVAPTPGPTPVSVLPSSTPSTTLAPTGLSLPLAANQVPPTMVNNTGVVKIVVRQAPRDGLTPVPPLAPAPRPPSSGLPAVLTPRPTLTPGRLPTPTLGTARAPIPTSTLVRPLLKLVHSPSPEVSASAPGAAPLTISSPLPVQSSLPGPASSPMPVPNSSPLASPVSSTVSVPVSSSLPISVSTTPPAPASAPLTIPISAPLPVSASGPALLTNVTPALAPVVSAAPGPPSLAPAGASPSASALTLGLATTPSLSSSQAPGHPLLLAPASSHVPGLNSAVAPACSPVLVPASALANPFPAAPNPAPAQASLLAPAPSASQALATSLAPMVAPQTAILAPSPAPSLAPLPVLAPSPGPAPVLAPSQTPVPVLASSSTPGTPLASASSLVPAPTPVLAPSSTQTMVPAPVPSPLPSPASSQTLALAPALASTPGGSSPSQTLSLGTGNPQGPFPAQTLSLTPASSLVPAPSQTLSLAPGPPLGPSQTLSLAPAPPLTPASPMGPAPAHTLTLAPVSSSASLLTPASVQTLTLSPAPVPVPPLGPAAAQTLALAPASTQAPASQTSSLVVSASGSAPLPVTMVSRLPVAKDEPETLTLRPGPPSPPSTATSFSGPRPRRQPPPPPRSPFYLDSLEEKRKRQRSERLERIFQLSEAHGALAPVYGTEVLDFCTLPQPVASPIGPRSPGPSHPTFWTYTEAARQAVLFPQQRLDQLSEIIERFIFVMPPVEAPPPSLHACHPPPWLAPRQAAFQEQLACELWPRARPLHRIVCNMRTQFPDLRLIQYDCGKLQTLAVLLRQLKAEGHRVLIFTQMTRMLDVLEQFLTYHGHLYLRLDGSTRVEQRQALMERFNADKRIFCFILSTRSGGVGVNLTGADTVVFYDSDWNPTMDAQAQDRCHRIGQTRDVHIYRLISERTVEENILKKANQKRMLGDMAIEGGNFTTAYFKQTIRELFDMPLEEPSGSSVPSAPEEEEETVASKQTHILEQALCRAEDEEDIRAATQAKAEQVAELAEFNENDGFPTGEGEEANRPGVEDEEMSRAEQEIAALVEQLTPIERYAMKFLEASLEEVSREELKQAEEQVEAARKDLDQAKEEVFRLPQEEEEGPGAGDEVSCGTGGGSHRRSKKAKAPERPGTRVSERLRGARAETQGANHTPVTSTHHTRNISTPPRCSPARERVPRPAPRPRPPPASAPAVIPAPIPVPIPAPIPISAPNPITMLPVHILPSPPLPPSQIPPSCSSACTPPPACTPPPAHTPPPTQTSLSTPSSPLLLGLPSVPISPPVTNLPLGLGPETELCAQALASTESLELADMASSETSPLTLVPPKDLLPVAVEILPISEKNLSLASSAPSPTLEADSVPNGQEQEVPEPAEGTILTVLPDGEEVPSCLSESNGLDLPLSAASDELLQEPLEADKSSEELVEAQTPTSSPEKPQELVSAEVAAPSTSSSATSSPESPSPARPPRRRTSADVEIRGQGAGRPGQPPGPKVLRKLPGRLVTVVEEKELVRRRRQQRGTASTLVPGVSETGASPGSPSARSMSGPESSPPTSGPCEAAPPSTLPTPTQQPFIARRRIELGVTGGGSPENGEGALLAITPPAVKRRRGRPPKKNRSPADAGRGVDEVPSSAPKGKTNGADPVPGAETLIVAEPVLGPQLSLGPQPIHRPEPIILSPVEKRRRGRPPKARDLPLPGTISSPGDGNLESRTQPLPLPPPLPPLPPLLACPTATVANTVTNLTISTSPPKRKRGRPPKNPPSPRPSQLPVLDRDSSSVLESCGLGRRRQPQGQGESEGSSSDEDGSRPLTRLARLRLEAEGMRGRKSEGSMVVAVIQDDLDLADSGPGGLELTPPVVSLAPKLRSTRLRPGSLVPPLETEKVPRKRAGAPVGGGPGLAKRGRLQPPSPLGPEGSVEESEAEASGEEEEVDGTPRRRPGPRRLGGATNQGDQRILRSSAPPHLAGPTISHRGRKAKT, via the exons ATGCAGagcagcccctcccctgctcaccctCAGCTCCCAATCTTGCAGACACAG atggTGTCGGACGGCATGACAGGCAGCAATCCTGTGTCCCCTGCCTCATCCAGTTCCCCAGCCTCTAGTGGGGCAGGCGGCATCTCCCCCCAGCATATAGCTCAAGATTCCTCTCTGGATGGACCTCCAGGGCCCCCAGATGGTGCCACAGTGCCCCTGGAGGGGCTCAGCTTACCCCAGGCTGCTGACCTGGCTAACAAGGGCCCAAAGTGGGAGAAGAGCCATGCTGAGATTGCAGAGCAGGCCAAGCAT GAGGCTGAGATTGAGACTCGGATTGCTGAGCTGCGGAAAGAGGGTTTCTGGTCACTGAAAAGGCTGCCTAAAGTGCCAGAGCCTCCCCGCCCCAAAGGCCACTGGGACTATCTATGTGAGGAGATGCAGTGGCTCTCTGCTGACTTTGCTCAGGAGCGTCGTTGGAAACGGGGTGTGGCCCGTAAG GTTGTGCGCATGGTCATCCGGCACCACGAGGAGCAGCGGCAGAAGGAGGAACGGGCTCGGAGAGAAGAGCAGGCCAAGCTACGCCGAATTGCCTCCACCATGGCCAAAGATGTCAGGCAATTCTGGAGCAATGTGGAGAAG GTGGTGCAATTCAAGCAACAGTCCCGGCTTGAGGAAAAGCGTAAAAAAGCTCTGGACCTGCACCTGGACTTCATTGTGGGGCAGACTGAAAAGTACTCAGACCTTTTATCTCAGAGCCTCAACCAGCCACTAGCATCCAGCAAAGCTGGCTCTTCCCCTTGTCTAGGCTCTTCCTCAGCTGCCTCTAGTCCTCCACCCCCGGTTTCCCGGCTGGACGATGAAG ATGGGGACTTCCAACcccaagaggaggaggaagaggatgacgAGGAGACGATTGAGGTTGAAGAACAACAGGAAGGCAATGATGCAGAGACCCAGAGGCGTGAGATTGAGCTGCTTCGACGTGAGGGAGAATTGCCATTGGAAGAGCTGCTCCGTTCCCTCCCCCCTCAGCTGCTAGGAGGGCCTTCCAGCCCCTCGAGGACCCCCTCATCTCGTGACAGTGATATCCGAGATGGGCCTGAAGAAGGTGGTGAAGAAGAGCCCTCTCAGGTGATACAG GTGAAACCCTCACCCTCTGTTACACAGCGCAATAAACAGCCTTGGCATCCAGATGAGGATGACGAAGAGTTTACTGCCAATGAGGATGAAG CGGAGGATGAAGAGGAAACTATAGCGGCTGAGGAGcagttggaaggggaggtggaccaTGCCATGGAGCTGAGCGAGTTGGCTCGAGAAG GTGAGCTATCTATGGAAGAGCTCTTGCAGCAGTATGCGGGAGCCTATGCTTCTGACGCCTCTGGCCCAGGCTCTGGGAGTAGCGAAGAAGAGGACGAGGAGGAGGTTGAGGCTAACAGCTCTGACTGTGAAGCAGAGGGGGCCACAGAGGCTGAAGAGGCTCGTCCTGAGGACAGTAGCAGTCAGTCAG AATCTGCTGAAGAGCAAagtgaggaagaagaagatgagCATTCAGAGGAGGAAGAAACCAGCGGGAGTTCAGAATCAGAGGAATCGGAGTCTGAGGAGTCTGAGGAGTCTGGATCACAGAGCCAggcagatgaggaagaggaggaagatgatgaCTTTGGGGTGGAATACTTGCTTGCCCGGGATGAAGAGCAGAGTGAGGCAGATGGGGGCAGTGGACCTCCTACCCCAGGACCCACCGCTACTCTAGGCCCTAAGAAGGAGATTACTGACATCGCTGCGGCAGCTGAAAGTCTTCAGCCCAAGGGTTACACCTTGGCCACTACCCAG GTGAAGACACCCATCCCCTTGCTCCTGCGGGGCCAGCTCCGGGAGTACCAACACATTGGGCTGGACTGGCTGGTTACTATGTATGAGAAGAAGCTTAATGGTATTCTTGCTGATGAGATGGGGCTAGGCAAGACAATCCAGACCATCTCCCTGCTTGCCCATTTGGCCTGTGAAAAAG GTAACTGGGGTCCCCATTTGATCATTGTCCCCACCAGTGTGATGCTGAACTGGGAGATGGAGCTGAAACGGTGGTGCCCCAGCTTTAAAATCCTCACTTACTATGGAGCCCAGAAAGAGAGGAAGCTCAAGCGGCAG GGCTGGACCAAGCCCAATGCCTTCCATGTGTGTATCACGTCTTACAAGCTGGTGCTGCAGGACCACCAGGCCTTCCGCCGTAAGAACTGGCGCTATCTCATTCTGGATGAGGCTCAGAACATCAAGAACTTCAAGTCACAGCGCTGGCAGTCACTGCTCAACTTCAACAG CCAGAGACGCCTGCTCCTTACAGGAACTCCATTGCAGAACAGCCTCATGGAGCTGTGGTCTTTGATGCACTTTTTGATGCCCCATGTCTTCCAGTCTCATCGAGAGTTTAAAGAATGGTTCTCTAACCCCCTAACTGGCATGATTGAGGGCAGCCAAGAGTACAATGAAGGTCTAGTCAAACGCCTCCACAAG GTTTTGCGGCCTTTTTTGCTGCGCCGAGTTAAGGTGGATGTTGAGAAGCAGATGCCTAAAAAGTATGAGCATGTTATCCGCTGCCGGCTCTCCAAGCGTCAACGCTGCCTCTATGATGACTTCATGGCACAGACCAC AACTAAGGAGACCCTAGCCACAGGCCATTTCATGAGTGTCATCAACATTTTGATGCAGCTGCGAAAAGTCTGCAATCATCCAAACCTGTTTGACCCTCGACCTGTTACCTCCCCCTTCATCACCCCAGGAATTTGTTTCAGCACCGCATCTCTGGTGCTCAGGGCCACTGATGTCCACCCCCTTCAG CGGATAGACATGGGTCGGTTTGATCTTATTGGCCTGGAGGGTCGTGTCTCTAGATATGAGGCTGAGACATTTCTACCCCGTCACCGCCTGTCCCGCCGGGTACTGCTAGAAGTGGCTACAGCTCCTGATCCCCCACCCCGGCCCAAACCAGTCAAGATGAAGGTTAACAG GATGCTGCAGCCAGTGCCCAAGCAGGAAGGCCGGACAGTGGTGGTGGTGAACAGCCCACGGACCCCCATTGGCCCTGTCCCCGTCCGACCCTCTCCAGGCCCTGAGTTCTCCGCCCAGCCCACCCCTGGCCCAACACCTCCAATGCTGCCAGCACCACTGATGGTGTCAGCTTCGCCTGTTGGGCCCCCACTTATTCCGGCATCCCGGCCTCCTGGCCCTGTTCTGTTGCCCCCACTGCAGCCAAACAGTGGGCCTCTTCCCCAGG TGTTGCCATCCCCCCTGGGGGTCCTTAGTGGGACCTCACGGCCTCCTACACCAACCCTGTCCTTGAAGCCGGCCCCACCTGCACCTGTTCGCTTAAGCCCTGCTCCACCTCCAGGCTCCTCCAGCCTGTTGAAGCCCCTGACAGTGCCACCAGGCTACACTTTCCCttctgctgctgccaccaccacctctaCTACCACAGCCACTGCTCCCACCACGGCAGTGCCAGCTTCTACTCCTGCACCACAGCGCCTCATCTTGTCTCCTGATATGCAGGCTCGCCTGCCCT CAGGTGAAGTGGTCAGCATCGGGCAGTTGGCCTCACTGGCACAACGTCCAGTGGCTAGTGCAGGAGGAAGCAAACCTCTCACCTTCCAAATCCAGGGCAACAAGCTGACTTTGACTGGTGCGCAGGTGCGCCAGCTTGCTGTGGGGCAGCCCCGCCCGCTGCAAA GGAATGTGGTGCACCTGGTGTCAGCAGGGGGGCAGCACCACCTCATCAGCCAGCCTGCCCATGTGGCTCTCATCCAGGCCGTGGCCCCGACCCCTGGCCCCACCCCTGTCTCTGTGCTGCCTTCTTCGACCCCCAGCACCACCCTTGCCCCCACTGGCCTCAGCCTTCCGCTTGCTGCTAACCAGG TGCCACCAACCATGGTGAATAATACAGGCGTGGTGAAGATTGTAGTGAGACAGGCCCCTCGGGATGGACTGACTCCTGTTCCTCCACTGGCCCCAGCACCCCGGCCTCCGAGTTCTGGGCTTCCAGCTGTGTTGACTCCGCGCCCCACATTAACCCCTGGCCGGCTACCCACACCTACTCTGGGTACTGCCCGGGCCCCCATCCCCACGTCCACTCTGGTGAGGCCTCTTCTCAAGCTGGTCCACAGTCCTTCGCCCGAAGTCAGTG CTTCAGCACCCGGAGCTGCTCCCTTGACcatctcttctcctctccctgtgcAGTCCTCACTCCCTGGGCCAGCCTCTTCTCCAATGCCAGTTCCCAACTCCTCTCCTCTTGCTAGTCCTGTGTCCTCTACAGTCTCAGTTCCAGTGTCCTCTTCACTTCCCATCTCTGTTTCGACCAcgcctcctgccccagcctcagCTCCACTCACCATCCCCATCTCAGCCCCCTTGCCTGTTTCGGCTTCTGGCCCAGCTCTGTTGACCAATGTGACTCCAGCACTGGCACCTGTTGTCTCAGCGGCTCCTGGACCTCCTTCTTTGGCACCAGCTGGGGCTTCCCCATCAGCGTCAGCTTTGACTCTAGGTTTGGCCACAACTCCATCCCTGTCTTCATCTCAGGCACCTGGTCACCCTCTGTTGTTGGCTCCAGCCTCTTCACATGTTCCAGGCTTGAACTCAGCTGTGGCCCCAGCATGTTCACCTGTCCTGGTACCAGCTTCTGCTCTGGCCAATCCTTTTCCGGCAGCACCAAATCCAGCTCCAGCTCAGGCTTCCCTTCTGGCTCCAGCACCTTCTGCATCTCAGGCTCTAGCCACCTCTCTGGCTCCCATGGTGGCTCCACAGACAGCAATCCTggctccttctccagctccttccctggctcctctTCCAGTCCTGGCTCCATCACCAGGTCCTGCTCCTGTCCTGGCTCCATCGCAGACTCCAGTTCCAGTTCTGGCTTCATCATCTACTCCGGGAACTCCTTTAGCTTCAGCTTCTTCACTGGTGCCAGCCCCAACTCCTGTGTTGGCTCCATCATCAACTCAGACTATGGTACCAGCCCCGGTTCCGTCGCCTCTCCCAAGCCCAGCTTCTTCGCAGACACTGGCCTTAGCCCCAGCTTTAGCATCCACTCCTGGTGGCTCGTCTCCATCTCAGACCCTCTCTTTGGGAACGGGGAACCCTCAGGGGCCTTTTCCAGCTCAGACATTATCACTGACTCCAGCATCATCCCTAGTACCAGCTCCATCGCAGACGCTGTCTTTGGCGCCAGGACCACCACTGGGTCCATCGCAGACGCTGTCTCTGGCTCCAGCACCCCCTTTGACTCCAGCTTCTCCGATgggcccagccccagctcacACACTGACTTTGGCTCCAGTATCGTCATCTGCTTCACTCCTGACCCCAGCTTCGGTGCAAACATTGACCTTGAGTCCTGCCCCTGTTCCGGTGCCGCCCTTGGGCCCAGCTGCAGCCCAGACTCTGGCGCTAGCCCCAGCCTCAACACAGGCCCCAGCTTCCCAGACATCCTCCCTTGTGGTTTCGGCATCTGGATCTGCTCCCTTGCCTGTCACCATGGTATCCCGGCTGCCTGTTGCCAAGGATGAGCCTGAGACACTGACATTGCGCCCTggtccccccagccctccctccactGCTACCTCGTTCAGTGGTCCCCGGCCTCGACGccagcccccaccaccacctcgtTCCCCTTTCTATCTG GACTCTCTGGAGGAAAAGCGGAAGCGGCAGCGGTCTGAACGCCTGGAACGGATTTTCCAACTTAGTGAGGCTCATGGGGCCCTGGCACCTGTGTATGGGACTGAAGTCCTGGATTTCTGTACCCTGCCCCAACCTGTTGCCAGCCCCATCGGCCCTCGTTCTCCTGGCCCCAGCCACCCCACCTTTTGGACTTATACCGAGGCTGCCCGCCAGGCTGTACTGTTTCCCCAGCAACGACTAGACCAGCTGTCAGAAATCATTGAGAG GTTCATCTTTGTCATGCCTCCTGTGGAGGcacctcccccttccctgcaTGCCTGCCACCCACCTCCTTGGCTGGCCCCACGTCAGGCAGCCTTCCAGGAGCAATTGGCTTGTGAGCTCTGGCCCCGAGCTCGTCCTTTGCACCGTATTGTGTGTAACATGCGCACCCAGTTCCCTGACTTGAGGCTCATCCAGTATGATTGTG GAAAGTTGCAAACATTGGCAGTGCTGTTGCGACAGCTAAAGGCGGAGGGCCACCGGGTGCTCATATTCACCCAGATGACCCGGATGCTGGATGTATTGGAACAGTTTCTCACCTACCATGGCCACCTCTACTTGCGTCTGGATGGGTCTACTAGAGTTGAGCAGAGACAG gcTTTGATGGAACGATTCAATGCAGACAAACGCATATTTTGCTTCATCCTTTCAACTCGGAGTGGGGGTGTGGGTGTGAACCTGACAGGAGCAGACACTGTCGTTTTTTATGACAGCGACTGGAATCCCACCATGGATGCGCAGGCCCAGGATCGCTGCCACCGAATTGGCCAAACCCGAGATGTCCACATTTACAG ACTTATCAGTGAACGGACAGTGGAGGAGAACATCCTAAAAAAGGCAAATCAGAAGAGAATGTTGGGAGACATGGCCATTGAGGGAGGCAACTTCACCACAGCCTATTTTAAACAG ACCATCCGAGAGCTGTTTGATATGCCCCTGGAAGAGCCATCCGGCTCATCTGTGCCCTCTGCCcctgaagaggaggaagagactgTGGCCAGCAAGCAGACCCATATCCTGGAGCAG GCACTATGTCGTGCAGAGGATGAAGAGGATATCCGTGCAGCCACCCAGGCCAAGGCTGAACAGGTGGCTGAGCTGGCAGAATTCAATGAGAACGACGGGTTTCCCACTGGTGAGGGAGAGGAGGCCAACCGACCTGGCGTGGAAGATGAAGAGATGTCCCGAGCTGAGCAGGAAATTGCTGCCCTTGTAGAACAG CTGACCCCGATTGAGCGCTATGCCATGAAATTCCTGGAAGCCTCACTGGAGGAGGTGAGCCGAGAGGAACTCAAGCAGGCAGAA GAGCAAGTGGAAGCTGCCCGCAAGGACCTGGACCAAGCCAAGGAGGAGGTGTTCCGCCTAccccaagaggaggaggaggggccaggggctggggatgaGGTTTCCTGTGGGACTGGTGGAGGCAGTCACCGGCGCAGTAAGAAGGCCAAGGCCCCTGAAAGGCCAGGGACTCGTGTCAGTGAGCGTCTTCGTGGAGCCCGGGCTGAGACTCAAGGGGCAAACCACACTCCTGTCACATCCACCCATCATACCCGCAACATTTCCACACCCCCACGCTGCAGCCCTGCCAGGGAGAGAGTTCCCCGGCCAGCACCTAGGCCTCGACCCCCTCCAGCTTCAGCTCCTGCTGTAATTCCTGCCCCAATCCCTGTTCCAATCCCTGCCCCAATCCCCATTTCAGCCCCAAACCCTATAACCATGCTTCCTGTTCATATCTTGCCTTCTCCACCACTTCCTCCTTCACAGATTCCTCCCTCTTGTTCTTCTGCCTgtacccctcctcctgcctgtacTCCTCCACCAGCTCataccccacctcccacccagaCCTCTCTTTCaactccttcctcccctctcctgcttgGTCTACCTTCTGTGCCCATCTCCCCCCCAGTCACAAACCTCCCCTTGGGCTTGGGGCCTGAGACAGAGCTTTGTGCACAAGCATTGGCATCTACCGAGTCCCTGGAGCTGGCTGATATGGCCAGTTCCGAGACTTCCCCGCTTACTCTTGTGCCCCCTAAGGATCTGTTGCCAGTTGCTGTTGAGATCCTGCCTATATCAGAGAAGAACCTTTCTCTCGCCTCTTCTGCACCTAGCCCAACCCTGGAGGCTGACAGCGTCCCCAACGGTCAAGAGCAGGAAGTGCCAGAGCCTGCTGAGGGGACCATCCTCACAGTGCTGCCTGATGGTGAGGAGGTGCCCTCGTGTCTGAGTGAGAGCAATGGGCTGGATCTCCCACTTTCAGCAGCATCTGATGAGCTACTTCAGGAGCCATTGGAGGCTGACAAGAGCTCAGAAGAGCTGGTGGAGGCCCAGACCCCAACCTCCAGCCCAGAGAAGCCACAGGAACTTGTTTCAGCAGAGGTCGCAGCCCCATCCACCTCATCCTCCGCCACCTCCTCACCTGAGAGTCCTTCACCTGCCCGGCCCCCTCGGCGTCGCACCAGTGCTGATGTAGAAATTAGGGGTCAGGGGGCTGGTCGGCCAGGGCAGCCTCCAGGCCCCAAAGTTCTCCGCAAGCTGCCAGGACGGCTGGTGACTGTGGTAGAGGAGAAGGAACTGGTGAGGCGACGGCGACAGCAGCGGGGAACTGCCAGCACCCTAGTGCCTGGGGTCTCTGAGACTGGTGCCAGCCCAGGAAGCCCATCTGCCCGCAGCATGTCAGGGCCAGAATCCTCACCTCCCACCAGTGGGCCCTGTGAAGCTGCTCCCCCATCCACACTGCCCACCCCAACTCAGCAACCCTTCATAGCTCGCCGTCGCATTGAGCTAGGGGTGACTGGTGGGGGCAGCCCAGAGAATGGAGAAGGGGCACTGCTTGCCATCACCCCTCCTGCTGTGAAACGTCGGAGGGGGAGGCCCCCCAAGAAGAACAGGTCTCCAGCAGATGCTGGGCGAGGGGTGGATGAGGTACCTTCATCTGCCCCTAAGGGAAAAACCAATGGGGCTGACCCAGTCCCTGGGGCCGAGACCCTTATTGTTGCGGAGCCTGTCCTGGGACCCCAGCTTAGTCTTGGACCCCAGCCAATTCACAGACCCGAGCCCATCATCCTATCACCTGTGGAGAAAAGAAGGCGTGGGCGGCCCCCTAAGGCACGAGATTTGCCCCTTCCTGGGACCATTTCCTCTCCAGGGGATGGCAACTTAGAGAGCCGGACACAGCCACTCCCGCTaccacctcccctgccaccacTCCCACCACTCCTAGCCTGTCCCACTGCTACTGTCGCCAACACTGTCACCAATCTCACCATTTCAACATCCCCACCCAAGCGGAAGCGGGGCCGACCTCCCAAGAATCCACCGTCACCTCGGCCCAGCCAGCTCCCTGTCTTGGACCGTGACAGCTCTTCTGTCCTTGAGAGCTGTGGATTGGGGAGGCGGCGGCAACCCCAGGGCCAGGGGGAGAGTGAGGGTAGTTCCTCTGATGAGGATGGAAGCCGCCCCCTCACCCGCCTGGCCCGCCTGCGGCTTGAAGCAGAGGGAATGCGGGGACGAAAGAGTGAAGGGTCCATGGTGGTGGCTGTAATTCAGGATGACCTGGATTTAGCAGATAGCGGGCCAGGCGGGTTAGAATTGACACCTCCCGTGGTCTCGTTAGCTCCAAAACTGCGTTCGACCCGGCTGCGTCCAGGGTCTCTAGTCCCCCCACTAGAGACTGAGAAGGTGCCTCGCAAACGGGCAGGGGCACCAGTTGGCGGGGGTCCTGGGCTGGCAAAGCGGGGCCGCTTACAGCCCCCAAGTCCCCTAGGGCCTGAGGGTTCAGTAGAGGAGTCTGAGGCTGAAGCCtcaggtgaggaggaggaagtagaTGGGACCCCACGTCGCCGGCCTGGCCCCCGCCGACTTGGTGGGGCCACTAACCAAGGGGACCAGCGCATCCTGCGCAGcagtgcccctccccacctggctgGCCCTACCATTAGTCACAGAGGCCGAAAGGCCAAGACGTGA